The following are encoded together in the Streptomyces tsukubensis genome:
- a CDS encoding ATP-binding protein, protein MEFQGRAGDLEVLAQQFRSVETGSGITQGRAVILTGRRRVGKSRLVQEFCDRSKVPYVVFQATRGRNPVAERTDFAAALAQAPLPGAELVTNLPAQDWNQALRALALAVPDDSPSIAVIDEVPWLVEQDKEFEGALQTVWDRHLSSKPVLLLLVGSDRSVMQALQTYGRPFFGRATKMTVQPLNLADVQAMTELDAAGAVDAQLITGGFPEIVQSWRPGMDRTAFLRTSVGNPLSPLLVAGELSLLGEFPQTSQSRAVLEAVGSGERTFSAIAARVGGAGALPSGTLSPLLAALQAKRVLAADLPVSAKPDNRNKRYRIADPYLRFWLAFLSRAIPLIERGRGDLALERIEESWTTWRGRAVEPLIRESLLRLMPNDEWPETEAIGGWWNRQNNPEIDLIGADRDPATKQVHFVGSIKWLEARPFGRHEYEALARDMLAVPGAEPETPLVAVSRCGVTDGLPLAAHWGPEDLVRAWQPR, encoded by the coding sequence ATGGAGTTTCAGGGTCGGGCCGGAGACCTTGAGGTGTTGGCTCAGCAATTCCGAAGTGTGGAGACGGGAAGTGGGATCACTCAAGGACGAGCTGTGATCCTGACCGGCCGACGGCGAGTAGGAAAGTCACGACTGGTCCAGGAGTTCTGCGACCGCTCAAAAGTGCCGTACGTGGTCTTTCAGGCGACCCGTGGGCGTAACCCCGTGGCGGAACGCACCGACTTCGCCGCGGCCCTCGCGCAGGCGCCACTGCCAGGGGCGGAGCTGGTCACGAACCTCCCGGCGCAGGACTGGAACCAGGCCCTGCGCGCGCTGGCCCTGGCGGTCCCCGACGACTCGCCGAGCATCGCGGTGATCGACGAGGTGCCGTGGCTGGTCGAGCAGGACAAGGAGTTCGAGGGCGCGCTCCAGACGGTCTGGGACCGTCACCTGTCCTCCAAGCCGGTGCTTCTGCTGCTGGTGGGCAGCGACAGGTCGGTGATGCAGGCACTCCAGACCTACGGGCGTCCGTTCTTCGGCCGGGCGACGAAGATGACCGTCCAGCCCTTGAACCTGGCTGACGTGCAAGCGATGACCGAACTCGACGCGGCAGGGGCCGTGGACGCTCAGCTGATCACCGGTGGCTTCCCGGAGATCGTGCAGTCATGGCGCCCGGGAATGGACCGCACCGCCTTCCTGCGGACCTCTGTCGGCAACCCCCTCTCGCCTCTCCTGGTGGCAGGTGAGCTGTCCCTGCTGGGTGAATTCCCCCAGACCTCTCAGTCGCGAGCCGTACTGGAAGCGGTCGGCAGCGGCGAACGTACATTCAGCGCGATAGCGGCGCGGGTCGGCGGCGCGGGCGCGCTGCCGTCCGGCACGCTCTCTCCGCTGCTGGCCGCGCTACAGGCCAAGAGGGTCCTGGCGGCCGATCTCCCTGTCTCCGCGAAGCCGGACAACAGGAACAAGCGCTACCGGATCGCTGACCCGTACCTGCGCTTCTGGCTGGCGTTCCTGTCACGCGCGATCCCGCTCATCGAGCGAGGCCGCGGTGACCTGGCGCTGGAACGCATCGAGGAATCCTGGACGACGTGGCGCGGGCGAGCGGTGGAGCCACTGATCAGAGAGTCCTTGCTGCGCCTGATGCCCAATGACGAGTGGCCAGAGACGGAGGCCATCGGCGGTTGGTGGAACCGACAGAACAACCCCGAAATCGACCTCATCGGCGCGGACCGCGACCCGGCGACCAAACAGGTGCACTTCGTTGGTTCGATCAAATGGCTTGAGGCCAGGCCGTTCGGCCGACACGAGTACGAGGCTCTGGCCCGCGACATGCTCGCGGTCCCCGGCGCCGAACCGGAGACCCCACTGGTCGCGGTCTCCCGCTG
- a CDS encoding GH92 family glycosyl hydrolase, translating into MRRPDRMRRPGRNLLVFLAGAALLGGAAVTPAQAQTAQTEARTAKGAAARHHAADDHLTDLVNPFIGSENDGNTYPGAAVPFGMVQLSPDTGHTTGYSYSDSRIRGFSSVHISGVGCGLGGDLPVLPTTGDVTETDYSKYAAEYDHDDEEAHPGYYRVGLKSYGGIGAELSATTRTAAQRYTFPATDKANVMLNAGQALHKNASTGVEVLDSRTIRTAITGKGFCQDTKPYTVYTITRFDRPFTSFGTWNGAKVTAGSKSSTSTGRNGAYARFDTREDRTVEATTAISYVDAAGAAGNLRAEGGHSFSAVKDAADRAWEKRLELVEAQGGDTTLRRTFYSSLYRSFLAPNIGSDADGRYKGWDQKAHSAKGFDYYQNWSLWDTYRTQTQLLSLLAPRESRDMALSVLRIDKEGGWLPKWGYGTVETNIMTGDPVTPFLTNAYQQGLLKGHEEEAYAALKKNADGVPPTASPAVGREANTQYLKDGYAPYIKGRTHAKPGDSDFDHGASATLEYALSDAMLAQMARDLGHDEDADRYAGRAQNYRKIFDPTTGFFRARDDKGAFAGPADPAQSEGFHEGTSWQYQWMVPQDLNGMIGLIGGKTAAEQRLDSFFAYDQLLQDPVKTARDVWVNGPYDYYNADKYNPQNEPDLIAPYTYLSTGSPWKTTDVVHSALTLFTDTPTGMTGNDDLGTMSAWMVLSSIGVFPVQPGTDSWGLSTPVFDRVDLKLDRGYYPEGRFTISAEGTSATHRYVRSARLDHRDQSHTYLTTDDIRSGRNLTFTVGEKPSTWGTGTGDAPPPVGVARK; encoded by the coding sequence ATGAGACGCCCTGATCGTATGAGGCGCCCCGGTAGAAACCTGCTCGTGTTCCTCGCGGGCGCCGCCCTGCTGGGCGGAGCCGCGGTCACACCCGCACAGGCGCAGACGGCACAGACGGAGGCCCGGACGGCGAAGGGGGCAGCCGCGCGCCACCACGCCGCCGACGACCACTTGACCGACTTGGTGAACCCGTTCATCGGCAGCGAGAACGACGGCAACACCTATCCGGGCGCGGCGGTCCCCTTCGGCATGGTGCAGCTCTCGCCGGACACCGGCCACACGACGGGCTACAGCTACAGCGACAGCCGCATACGGGGTTTCAGCTCCGTGCACATCTCGGGCGTCGGCTGCGGGCTCGGCGGCGACCTGCCGGTCCTTCCCACCACCGGGGACGTCACGGAGACCGACTACAGCAAGTACGCCGCCGAGTACGACCACGACGACGAGGAGGCCCACCCGGGCTACTACCGGGTCGGGCTGAAGTCGTACGGCGGTATCGGGGCCGAGCTGAGCGCCACCACCCGTACGGCGGCTCAGCGTTACACGTTCCCGGCCACCGACAAGGCCAACGTGATGCTCAACGCCGGTCAGGCGCTGCACAAGAACGCCTCGACCGGCGTGGAGGTACTGGACTCGCGCACCATCCGTACGGCCATCACGGGCAAGGGCTTCTGCCAGGACACCAAGCCGTACACGGTCTACACGATCACTCGCTTCGACCGGCCCTTCACCTCCTTCGGCACGTGGAACGGCGCCAAGGTCACGGCCGGCTCCAAGAGCTCCACGAGTACCGGCCGTAACGGCGCGTACGCCCGCTTCGACACACGGGAGGACCGTACCGTCGAGGCCACCACGGCGATCAGCTACGTGGACGCCGCGGGCGCGGCCGGCAACCTGCGCGCGGAGGGCGGCCACTCGTTCTCGGCGGTGAAGGACGCGGCCGACCGGGCGTGGGAGAAGCGGCTCGAACTGGTCGAAGCCCAGGGCGGCGACACCACTCTGCGGCGCACCTTCTACTCGTCGCTGTACCGCTCGTTCCTCGCGCCCAACATCGGCAGCGACGCGGACGGCCGCTACAAGGGCTGGGACCAGAAGGCGCACAGCGCCAAGGGGTTCGACTACTACCAGAACTGGTCGCTCTGGGACACCTACCGCACCCAGACGCAGCTCCTTTCGCTGCTCGCCCCGCGTGAGTCGCGGGACATGGCGCTGTCGGTCCTGCGGATCGACAAGGAGGGCGGCTGGCTCCCCAAATGGGGCTACGGCACGGTGGAGACGAACATCATGACCGGCGACCCGGTCACCCCCTTCCTCACCAACGCCTACCAGCAGGGACTGCTGAAGGGTCACGAGGAGGAGGCGTACGCGGCGCTCAAGAAGAACGCGGACGGGGTGCCGCCCACCGCCTCCCCGGCAGTCGGCAGGGAAGCCAACACCCAGTACCTGAAGGACGGTTACGCGCCCTACATCAAGGGCCGGACGCACGCGAAACCCGGCGACTCGGACTTCGACCACGGGGCCTCGGCCACCCTGGAGTACGCGCTCTCCGACGCGATGCTCGCCCAGATGGCGCGCGACCTCGGACACGACGAGGACGCCGACCGCTACGCGGGCCGCGCCCAGAACTACCGGAAGATCTTCGACCCCACGACGGGCTTCTTCCGCGCCCGCGACGACAAGGGTGCCTTCGCCGGCCCGGCCGACCCGGCCCAGAGCGAGGGATTCCACGAGGGCACGTCGTGGCAGTACCAGTGGATGGTCCCGCAGGACCTGAACGGCATGATCGGCCTGATCGGCGGAAAGACCGCGGCGGAGCAGCGCCTGGACTCGTTCTTCGCCTACGACCAGCTCCTCCAGGACCCGGTGAAGACCGCCAGGGACGTATGGGTGAACGGGCCGTACGACTACTACAACGCGGACAAGTACAACCCGCAGAACGAACCCGACCTCATCGCGCCCTACACGTACCTCTCGACGGGCAGCCCCTGGAAGACCACGGACGTGGTCCACTCGGCGCTGACGCTGTTCACGGACACCCCGACAGGGATGACGGGCAATGACGACCTGGGCACCATGTCCGCGTGGATGGTGCTCTCCTCGATCGGCGTCTTCCCTGTGCAGCCGGGCACGGACAGCTGGGGCCTGAGCACCCCGGTCTTCGACCGCGTGGACCTGAAACTGGATCGTGGCTACTACCCCGAGGGCCGCTTCACGATCTCGGCCGAGGGCACCTCGGCAACCCATCGCTACGTGCGGTCGGCCCGACTCGACCACCGAGACCAGTCGCACACGTACCTGACGACGGACGACATCCGCTCGGGCAGGAACCTCACTTTCACGGTGGGGGAGAAGCCCTCCACCTGGGGCACGGGCACGGGAGACGCGCCACCGCCGGTGGGGGTCGCCCGGAAGTGA